A genome region from Coleofasciculaceae cyanobacterium includes the following:
- the arsB gene encoding ACR3 family arsenite efflux transporter translates to MNPENSQINAKAVKAGSQLSFFEKYLTLWVALCIVAGIALGKLFPGVAQSLDAMSVYNVSIPIAICLFFMMYPIMVKIDFSQAKKAAKSPKPVLLTLVINWLIKPFTMVAFSQFFLGWLFQSWLSETELIRGVEVTLANSYIAGTILLGIAPCTAMVLMWGYLSYSNQGHTLVMVAVNSLAMLFLYAPLGKWLLSANNLTVPWETIVLSVLIYVGLPLAAGVFSRYWIFHHQGRRWFEEKFLHYLSPVAIAALLLTLVLLFAFKGELIVNNPLHILLIAVPLFLQTNFIFFITYVAALKLGFHYEDAAPAALIGASNHFEVAIATAVILFGLNSGAALATVVGVLIEVPVMLMLVEFCKRTANWFPRQPEKATLLDPRCASPYR, encoded by the coding sequence ATGAACCCAGAAAACTCACAAATCAACGCTAAAGCTGTTAAAGCTGGCAGTCAGCTTAGTTTCTTTGAGAAATATCTTACTCTTTGGGTAGCTCTGTGTATTGTTGCGGGGATTGCTTTAGGCAAACTTTTCCCTGGGGTGGCTCAATCCTTGGATGCGATGAGCGTTTATAACGTTTCAATTCCTATTGCTATCTGTCTATTTTTCATGATGTATCCGATCATGGTGAAAATTGACTTTTCCCAAGCGAAAAAAGCCGCAAAATCTCCGAAACCAGTATTATTAACTTTGGTAATCAACTGGCTGATTAAACCCTTTACAATGGTGGCGTTTTCTCAGTTTTTCCTCGGTTGGCTATTTCAATCTTGGTTATCAGAAACAGAATTAATACGGGGTGTAGAAGTTACCCTGGCTAATTCCTATATAGCAGGGACGATTTTACTAGGGATTGCTCCCTGTACGGCAATGGTACTGATGTGGGGCTATTTATCCTACAGTAACCAAGGACATACTTTGGTAATGGTAGCAGTTAACTCCCTAGCGATGCTGTTTCTCTATGCACCTCTGGGTAAATGGTTGCTTTCAGCTAATAATCTTACTGTACCTTGGGAAACGATTGTTTTATCAGTTTTGATTTATGTCGGTTTACCTCTAGCAGCAGGAGTTTTCAGCCGTTACTGGATTTTTCACCATCAAGGAAGACGTTGGTTTGAAGAGAAGTTTTTGCACTATCTTTCTCCAGTGGCGATCGCAGCATTACTTTTAACTCTAGTTCTGCTGTTTGCTTTTAAAGGGGAATTAATTGTCAATAATCCTCTACATATTCTTTTAATTGCCGTACCGTTATTTCTACAGACTAACTTTATCTTCTTTATTACCTACGTTGCAGCCTTGAAATTAGGGTTTCATTACGAAGATGCAGCCCCCGCTGCCTTAATTGGGGCAAGTAACCATTTTGAAGTTGCGATCGCGACGGCAGTTATTTTATTCGGTCTTAATTCTGGTGCAGCTTTAGCAACAGTTGTAGGAGTACTGATTGAAGTACCGGTAATGTTGATGCTGGTGGAATTCTGTAAGCGCACAGCTAATTGGTTTCCCAGACAACCCGAAAAAGCGACCTTACTCGACCCTCGCTGTGCAAGTCCTTATCGATAA
- a CDS encoding metalloregulator ArsR/SmtB family transcription factor, producing the protein MQQVTTQDSTLVWAGFRALSDPLRIQIIELLRSQELCVCELCEKLEVSQSKLSFHLKNLKEANLIRSRQEGRWMYYSLNLAQFVILEQYLAEYRRLGDILPARSCK; encoded by the coding sequence ATGCAACAAGTTACTACTCAAGACTCTACTTTGGTTTGGGCAGGTTTTCGCGCGCTTTCGGATCCTTTGAGAATACAAATCATTGAACTACTGCGTTCTCAAGAACTTTGTGTGTGTGAACTATGCGAAAAACTTGAGGTTAGCCAATCCAAATTATCTTTTCATCTCAAAAATCTCAAAGAAGCTAACTTAATTCGTTCTCGTCAAGAAGGTCGTTGGATGTACTATAGTCTTAATTTGGCTCAATTTGTCATTCTCGAACAGTATTTGGCTGAATATCGACGTTTGGGCGACATATTACCAGCGAGAAGCTGTAAGTAA
- a CDS encoding thioredoxin family protein, translating to MSKNLVEVFTAGCPLCDETVKLVRDLACSNCEVKIYDLREEYTTDNCLEKKANYGIHRIPAVVVNGQLAECCQNQKPVSREMLIAAGIGQ from the coding sequence ATGTCCAAGAATTTAGTTGAAGTATTTACTGCTGGTTGTCCTCTATGTGATGAAACCGTCAAACTGGTCAGAGATTTAGCTTGCTCTAATTGTGAAGTGAAAATCTACGATTTGCGTGAGGAATATACCACTGATAATTGTCTTGAAAAAAAAGCGAACTATGGAATTCATCGAATTCCTGCTGTAGTTGTTAATGGTCAACTGGCTGAATGCTGTCAGAATCAAAAGCCTGTATCTCGTGAAATGCTGATAGCTGCTGGAATAGGGCAATAA
- a CDS encoding MerR family DNA-binding protein, with product MSQKGFLIGELSHKMRISTQTIRYYERLGLLNEPERNTAHYRIYSEEAEQRLQFIQKAKHFGLSLEEIKSLIEIRAKGVAPCANLKAMVEKHLNDLEQRIQEMLAFRQELSERYEQIETIIPDSSAVATEICQGKICGIIERDNKNKTKNSTDY from the coding sequence ATGAGCCAAAAAGGATTTCTTATTGGCGAACTGAGTCACAAAATGAGGATTTCAACTCAAACAATTCGATATTACGAACGTTTAGGATTGTTAAATGAACCTGAGCGCAATACTGCACATTATCGTATTTATTCAGAAGAAGCCGAACAACGGTTGCAGTTTATTCAAAAAGCCAAACATTTTGGACTATCTCTTGAAGAAATTAAGAGTCTGATTGAGATTAGGGCTAAAGGCGTTGCTCCCTGTGCCAATCTAAAAGCTATGGTCGAGAAACATCTTAATGATTTAGAACAGCGAATTCAAGAAATGTTGGCATTTCGCCAAGAACTTTCCGAACGGTACGAGCAAATTGAAACCATAATACCCGATTCATCGGCTGTAGCTACAGAAATTTGTCAGGGTAAAATCTGCGGAATAATTGAACGGGATAACAAAAATAAAACCAAAAATAGCACTGATTACTAG
- a CDS encoding PstS family phosphate ABC transporter substrate-binding protein, which produces MNARDKTQLTSILVVSLGLTVAWLSFTNSLTAQENQSIKIDGSSTVYPITQKIVEDYQASRKKPVDIEVNFSGTGGGFDKFCSGETEINNASRPIQLKEMEACREAGVAYIELPVAFDALTVVVNPANNWLSSITTEELAKIWSPDAQGKITRWNQVRPSFPDTPLNFYAPGEDSGTFDYFTEAIVGEAGASRSDVTKSEDDDVLVKGVSQDPNALGYFGLAYYEQRAAEMKAVAVDSGEGAVLPSVETVEQSQYQPLARPLFVYVNAAARENEALVRFTEFYLENASKIVSQVGYVPLPDEAYQINEVTFYRGEVGTVFDGQSQFNVSIPELLRRQAQY; this is translated from the coding sequence ATGAATGCTCGAGACAAAACACAATTAACCTCAATTCTGGTTGTTAGTTTAGGGTTAACAGTAGCTTGGCTGAGTTTTACTAACTCTCTAACTGCTCAAGAAAACCAATCAATAAAGATTGATGGGTCTAGTACCGTCTATCCCATCACTCAGAAAATTGTCGAAGATTATCAAGCCAGTCGAAAGAAACCAGTAGATATTGAGGTCAATTTTTCGGGGACTGGTGGTGGTTTTGATAAATTCTGTAGTGGAGAAACCGAGATTAATAATGCTTCTCGTCCAATCCAACTAAAAGAAATGGAAGCCTGCCGAGAAGCAGGGGTGGCATACATAGAGTTACCCGTAGCTTTTGATGCGCTGACTGTAGTTGTTAATCCAGCTAACAATTGGCTTAGTTCGATTACCACCGAAGAGTTGGCTAAAATTTGGTCGCCCGACGCTCAAGGAAAAATTACTCGTTGGAATCAGGTAAGACCGAGTTTTCCCGATACACCGCTTAATTTCTATGCTCCTGGTGAAGATTCAGGGACTTTTGATTATTTTACCGAAGCTATAGTCGGAGAAGCAGGGGCAAGTCGTAGCGATGTTACCAAGAGTGAAGATGATGATGTCTTAGTAAAAGGAGTAAGCCAAGATCCTAATGCTTTGGGTTACTTTGGTTTAGCTTACTACGAACAACGTGCTGCTGAAATGAAAGCTGTAGCTGTTGATAGCGGGGAAGGAGCAGTTTTACCCTCAGTAGAAACAGTCGAGCAATCTCAGTATCAACCTTTAGCTCGTCCTCTATTTGTCTACGTCAACGCTGCTGCTAGAGAAAATGAGGCATTGGTTAGATTTACAGAATTCTATCTCGAAAATGCTTCAAAGATTGTTAGTCAAGTAGGCTATGTTCCCCTACCTGATGAAGCTTATCAAATCAATGAAGTTACCTTTTACAGAGGTGAAGTAGGAACTGTTTTTGATGGTCAATCTCAGTTCAATGTAAGCATACCCGAACTCTTGCGGAGACAAGCCCAATATTAA
- a CDS encoding DedA family protein has translation MFESIINTINSLGYIGIALLMALENIFPPIPSELIMPLAGFTVTQGKLEFIFVVMAGTIGSVLGATPWYFLGKYWGLKRTKKIADKHGKWLTVSGEDVEKAKRWFDRRGYAATAIGRLVPGIRTYISIPAGISKMPLLSFLIYSTAGSIVWVILLTYSGYILGENYERISIYLKPFSWIVLTLVLITSIYWIIKRRKKTFDN, from the coding sequence ATGTTTGAATCTATTATTAATACAATTAATTCTCTCGGTTATATAGGAATTGCTTTATTAATGGCATTAGAAAATATATTTCCGCCAATTCCTTCTGAATTGATTATGCCTTTGGCTGGTTTCACTGTAACTCAAGGAAAACTAGAGTTTATATTTGTAGTCATGGCTGGAACGATCGGATCGGTACTTGGAGCGACTCCCTGGTATTTTTTAGGCAAGTACTGGGGCTTAAAGCGAACCAAAAAAATTGCCGATAAGCATGGCAAATGGTTAACAGTATCTGGAGAAGATGTAGAGAAAGCAAAACGCTGGTTCGATCGCCGAGGTTATGCAGCAACTGCGATCGGTCGTTTAGTACCAGGAATCAGAACTTACATTTCTATTCCCGCAGGGATTAGCAAAATGCCTTTGCTGTCTTTTTTGATTTATTCAACAGCAGGCTCAATTGTTTGGGTAATATTACTTACGTATTCAGGCTATATTTTGGGTGAAAATTACGAACGGATTAGTATATATCTCAAACCATTTTCTTGGATCGTTTTAACCTTAGTTCTCATAACTTCTATTTACTGGATAATTAAGCGTCGGAAAAAAACATTTGATAACTAG
- the arsH gene encoding arsenical resistance protein ArsH, producing MTNFDHPPRILFLYGSLRERSYSRLVAEEAARIITDMGAEVKFFHPQELPLRGQVAETHPKVQELRDLSLWSEGQVWSSPEMHGNVTGILKNQIDWIPLTIGSVRPTQGKTLAVMQVSGGSQSFNAVNTLRILGRWMRMFTIPNQSSVAKAYQEFHEDGTMKDSAYRDRVVDVMEELYKFTLLLRDRVDYLTDRYSERKAQELTANK from the coding sequence ATGACCAATTTCGACCATCCACCGAGAATTCTATTTTTATATGGCTCTTTAAGAGAGCGTTCTTATAGTCGTCTCGTAGCAGAAGAAGCAGCCCGAATTATTACCGATATGGGGGCAGAAGTTAAATTCTTTCATCCCCAAGAACTACCACTACGAGGACAGGTAGCAGAAACCCATCCCAAAGTGCAAGAGTTGAGAGACTTGAGCCTATGGTCCGAAGGTCAGGTGTGGTCTTCTCCCGAGATGCACGGCAATGTTACGGGTATTCTCAAAAATCAGATCGACTGGATACCTCTAACTATTGGCTCGGTACGTCCAACTCAGGGCAAAACTTTAGCAGTGATGCAGGTTAGCGGTGGTTCGCAGTCGTTTAATGCCGTTAATACTCTGCGGATATTAGGACGGTGGATGCGGATGTTTACTATTCCCAATCAATCCTCGGTAGCTAAAGCCTATCAAGAGTTCCATGAAGACGGCACGATGAAAGATTCTGCTTACCGAGACAGGGTAGTAGACGTGATGGAGGAATTATATAAATTTACCTTACTACTACGAGATCGGGTAGATTATTTGACCGACCGTTACAGCGAGAGAAAAGCCCAAGAATTAACAGCCAATAAATAG
- the arsC gene encoding arsenate reductase, glutathione/glutaredoxin type: MKKVMFVCRRNSCRSQMAEGFPRALGEGKIEVTSSGLEASRVHPTAIEVMSEIGIDISKQTSDPLSNFKADDYDAVISMCGCGTGLPAEWVTQSVFEDWELDDPDRQPIETFHRVRDEIKERVARLIDQFS, translated from the coding sequence ATGAAAAAAGTTATGTTTGTCTGTCGTCGTAATTCCTGTCGTTCTCAAATGGCTGAAGGTTTCCCCAGAGCATTAGGAGAGGGCAAAATAGAAGTAACATCTTCTGGTTTAGAAGCCAGTCGAGTACACCCTACGGCTATTGAGGTGATGTCAGAAATTGGCATCGATATTAGTAAGCAAACCTCAGATCCTTTGAGTAATTTTAAGGCTGATGATTACGATGCCGTTATTTCCATGTGTGGCTGTGGTACTGGTTTACCTGCTGAATGGGTAACACAGTCAGTATTTGAAGATTGGGAATTAGATGACCCAGACAGACAGCCTATTGAAACGTTTCACCGTGTCAGAGATGAAATTAAAGAGCGAGTGGCTAGATTAATTGACCAATTTAGTTAG